The window TCGGGATGAGCGGCGCGGAACCGTACTGTCGCTGGACCATCAAGCCGAAGGTCACCTCCCCGGACGGCGAGGCGAACATCGTCAACTTCCGCAAGACCGGCCCCTCGGTGTTCACGGGGCACGGCAACTCCGACGGCGGCGGCGGCTGTTTCCCCGGCAACGACGGCACCGTGAACTTCGTCGACTGCCGCATCGAGAACCAGGGCGGCGACGGCGGCCTCTACACGGGCAAGCACGAGGGGACCTGTAACTTCTACAACTGCCACTTCGCGAACAACGACATGGCCGTCCTCCGGATGGGTGCGGGGAGCGAGATTCGCGACTCCACCATCGTGATGGACTGGGACAACGCCCATCCCGACAACGTCGTCCTCGAGGGTGACTGGGACGACCTGGCGCCCACCGGAACCAGCGGCATCTACTGTTCGAGCGCCGAGTTCGGCAAGAGCGGCGGCGGCTTCTACAACTGCGACATCGTCGTCAAGTCGACGTACCGCCGCGGGCAGGCCGCCCTCTCCATCAACAACTCCGAGGGGAACATGACGGTCAAGGACTGTCGCATCCGGGTCGACGTCGACGGGATGCCCGGCATCTGGGGGCGCAACCCGGCGGACCAGCGCCTCTCGCGGCACAAGACCCCCAGCAAGCCGTGGGGGCTGACCATCGAGAACTGCTCGATCACCGGCAGTTCCGACGACCCGGCCATCCTGCTCGACCACCGGCACGGCTCGACCATCCGGGACTGCTGTATCCAGATGGAGGGCACCGGTCCCGGCATCGTCCTCGAGGACGCGAGGGACTGCCGCGTCGAGAACACGAACGTCAACACGAACGGGCAGGCGACGGTGTTCCGCAACTGCACGGCCCGGACCACCGGCATCACCAGTTCAGACTCCTGTCCGCGCCCCGCGTGGGACGGCGATTCGGGCAGCGACGGGTCCGACGGCGGCGACTCGGGTGAGTCGACGACTGAACCCGTCGAGCGCGTCCTCACGATCGCCGGCGACGGCACCCTCTCCGAGTACACGTTCACGGTCGACGGGAGCGTCCGCGACAACCCGGAGAAGGGCCCGCTCGCGGGCCCCGACCAGATATCCGGGTCGACCGCGAGCGGTGCGGTCGCCAGCGGCGACGACAGTTTCCTCGTGGAGGGGCAGGTGACGGAGTTCTCGCTCGACGGGAGCGCCGGCGTGCTCCTCGACGGCGAGGCGGTCGCTCCGGGTGACCTCCCTGCCCTGACCGCGCCCCCGGAGCCGGCGACGGAGCACGTCCTCGAGTTCGTCGGGACGGGGGTCCGCGCCGCCTACGAGGTCACCGTCTCGGGTACTCTCGAACACAACCGCGAGCACGGAACGGTCGACACGCAGGACAGCATCTCGGGGGACACGGCGACGGGCGTCGTGCTGGAGGGCACCGACGCCTACACGTTCACCGGCGAGATATCGTCGCTCTCGCTCGACGCGGACGCGACGGTCCGCATCGACGGCGAACTGGTCGACCCCGTGACGCTCTCGCCCGCCAGCACGCTCGCCATCGTCAGTGACTCCGCGACGGCCGCCGCCTACCGGTTCACCGTCTCCGGCGACCTGGCGGTCGACCCCGAACGCGGGGCGCTGGAGGACGCCGACAACATCTCCGGCCCGAGCGCCGAGGGCGCCGTCAGCAACGACGTCGACAGTTACCGGTTCACCGGCGACGTCACCCACTTCGACCTCCGGGGCGAGGCCGCGGTCTACCTCGACGGCGAACAGGTCAGCGCGGACCGCCTCGGCACCGAGGAGGACCCCGCGTTGCCCAACCTCGTCGTCGTCGACGGTACCGGTTCGTCCGGTCGCTGTGACTACCGGTTCACCGTCACCGGCGAGGTCGAGAAGAGCTTCGAACTCGGCTCTCTCGAGACGACCGACATCATCGAGGGCGGCACCGTCACGGGGTCGGTCGAGGGGGACGTGGACGGCTACCGCTTCACCGGCCACATCACCTCCTTCGACATGGACGGGACCGCGGCCATCCTCTTCGAGGAGTCGACGGACTGACCGCCCGGTCGTCACGGGACGCGATTCCGGACCGGCCGAGCTCCCGATTTCCGCTCTGACCCTCTCGAATCTCGACATCTCTCACCGCTCGCTGGCCAACAGGCGAACCAGAACAAAGACTTCAGGAGGTGGCGTGAAGACACTCACATCTATGTGGCTGTCTGGTAGGAGCGCGTCGGCGCCGGTGAACGCTCGAAGAGTGGGACGCAGGGTCGCCCGGTGCGAGACGGGGGGACGCTGATGGCGTCCGTCTGCGTCCACGGACTCGGCTACGTCGGGCTCCCGACCGCGGCGCTACTCGCCAACAACGGACACGACGTGTCGGGGTTCGACGTGGACGACACCGTCGTCGAGGACCTCGCCCGCGGCGAGGTTCGGGTGAGCGAACCCGACCTAGCGGCGTACATCGAGGACGCCCTCGCGGCGGGGACGCTCGCCCCCAGCCACGAGGTGGTCCCCGCCGACTACCACCTCGTCTGCGTCCCGACGCCCCTCGACCACGACGCGGGGCGCGCGGACCTCTCGTACGTCGAGGCGGCCGCCGAGGGCATCGCGGCCGTCCTCCGCGAGGGCGATACGGTCATCCTCGAGTCGACGGTCCCGCCTGGGACCACCGGGGGTCCGATGCGCGAGGCCCTCGAACGCACGGGGCTGGTCGCCGGCGAGGACTTCCACCTCGCGTACAGCCCCGAGACGGTCCTGCCGGGGAACATCCTCGAGGAACTCCGGTCGAACGACCGGTTCGTCGGCGGCCTCGACGAGACGTCGACGGAGCGCGCCTACGACCTCTACGCGCCCTGCATCGACGGGACGGTCGGCCGCGCCCCGACACCGCGGAGCGCCGAGTTCGTCAAACTCGTCCAGAACGCCTACCGGGACGCGAACATCGGGTTCGCGAACGAACTCGCCCGCATCGCCGGCGACTACGGCGTGGACGCCCGCGAGGCCATCGACCTGGCGAACCGCCACTCGCGCGTGGACATCCTCGACCCGGGTCCGGGCGTCGGCGGCCACTGCCTGCCGGTCGACCCGCTGTTTCTCGCCCACGACTCGGACTCGGTGCGCCTCATCCGCGAGGCCCGCCGCGTGAACGACGGGATGGCGGACTACGTCGTCGGCCTCGTCGAGGGCCGACTCGGGACGCTCGACGACAGGCGCGTCGCAGTCCTCGGGGTCGCCTATAAGGGCAACGTCGACGACGTGCGCAACAGTCCCGGACTCCGGGTTGCACGGGCCATCCACGACCGCGAGGTCGAACCGACGGTCCGGGCGGTCCCCGACGGCGGCGTCTCGACGGCCGAGGTCCGTCTGAACGACCCGCACGTCGACGACGGCAGACACGAGTTCGACCTCGTCTCCGTCGAGGGGGCGCTGACCGGGGCGGACGCGATGGTCGTCACCGCCGACCACGACGAGTACCGCGACGTCGACCCCGTGGCCGCGAAGCGGTGGATGCGGACGCCGCTGCTCGTCGTCACCAAGGGGATGCTCGACGAGGAGGAGTGGCGCGCCGCCGGCTTCGACGTGGTCGGGCTATGAGGGCGTCCGAACGCGGGAGTCGACGGTCGAGAGCCCCGACCGAGACGGGTCGTCGCCCGCCCGTCTGGGTCGACCTCGCCAGCCCCTCGCATCCGGTGTTCTTCGAGGCCATCGCGGCCGGCCTCGACCTCCCGACGGTCGTCACCGTCCGCGAGAAGACCGAGACGGTCCCGCTGGCGCGGGACACCGACTTCGAGTTCACGATACGCGGCCGCGACTTCGACAACACGTGGCTGCGCACGCTCGGCGTCCCGCTGCGGACCATCCAGTTGGCCGTCCGCACGCCCGAGGCGGCCGTCTCGCTGTCCCAGCGCAACGCGATGTGCGTCCTCGCGTCGAAGGCCAACGGCGTCCCGTCAATCCACTTCACGGACAACGACATCACCTACTACCGCGAGACGCCGCTGGCGGAGGCGGGATTCAACTACTTCCGGTCGATGGCGACGGCCCACGTCGTCCCCGACGCGTTCCAGACGGCGGAACTCACCGAGTACGGCGCGTCCCGCGACGCCATCTACACCTACGACGGATTCAAAGAGGAGGTCTGCGTCGCCGACTTCGACCCGGACCCGACGTTCCTCGACCGACTCCCGTTCGACGAGTTCGTCGTCCTCCGCCCGGAGGCCATCGGGGCGGCGTACATCGACCTCGCCCCCGAGGAGTCGCTCGTCCCCGACGTCCTCGCGCGCGCCGTGGACGCCGGCCTCAACGTCGTCTACCTCCCGCGCCGTCCCGGCGACCGGGAGCACGCGACGGGCTACCCCGACGACCGCGTGTTCGTCCCCGACTCGCCCCTGCCGGGCCTCCAGTTGGCGTGGCACGCCGACTGCACCCTGACCGGGTCGGGAACGATGGCCCGCGAGGCCGCCGCGATGAACAAGCCCGCGGTGTCGTTCTTCCCGCACACTATGCTCTCGGTCGACCAGCGCCTCGTGCGTCAGGAGCGAATCTTCCACTCGCGCGACGCCGCCGACATCGTCGACTACCTCACCGGCCTGTCGAACGAGGCGGTCGCCCCCGGCCTCAACCGCGCGCGTGCGGTACGCGACGAGGTGGTCGACATCACCGACGGCGTCATCGACGACGTCGTCTGAGCACGACTCGACGCACCGACGACACCGACGACGCGACGACACGACGATACCGACGACACCGACCCACACGAACCCAGATACACACTCATGGCACGACACCAGCTGTTCTCGACGCGCACGCCACCGGAGACGCCCGCGGACGTCGAACGGACGCTCGACGCCGCCCTCGACTACGCCCGGGAGTACGACTACGCCGGGTGGGACCCCTACGACGGACTGGAGAGTCCCGTCCTCGACCCGTTCGCCCGCAACTGGTTCCTCCGGCTGGTCGTCATGCACGGCGTCCACAAGTCTCCCGTCAACCTCCGACCCCTGCTTCGCGTCCCGAAACGACGCAACGCGAAGGGTATCGCCCTGTTCGCGACGGCGTATCTCGACGCCTACGACGAACTGGGCGAGGAGGCGCACCTGGAGGAGGCGGAGGACCTGCTGGGGTGGCTGCTGGACAACCGGTCGGCGAGCGCCACGCACTCGGCGTGGGGCTACCCCTTCGACTGGCAGAACTCGAACAAGTTCTTCCTCGAGGCGTACGAGCCGTCCATCGTCGCCAGCGTGTTCTGCGCGCAGGCGTTCGTCCGGCACTACGAGGTGACCGGCGACGAGGACTCTCTCGCCGTCGCGGAGGACACCTGCCGGTTCGTCACGGAGGAGGTCAACACCGTCCGTGTCGACGGCCACCGCGCGTACGCCTACACGCCCTTCGACGACTACGTGGTCGTCAACGCCAACGCCCTCGGCGCGAGCCTCCTCGCCGTCGTCGGCGACGAGGTCGGGAACGAGGCGTACGTCGAACGCGCCGACGAGGTCGTCGACCTCGTCCTCGACGTGCAAGACGAGAAGGGGGCGTGGTACTACTCGGTGCCCGCCTCGGGGTCGCACCTCTCGCACGACAACTTCCACACCGGGTTCGTCCTCGAGTCGCTGCACGACTACCTGACGGTGCGCCCGGAGCGCGAGGACGTCCGGACCGCCTACGACCGCGGCATCGAGTTCTACCGCCGGAACCTGTTCGACGAGGGCGGCGCGCCGAAGTTCGAGCACGACTCGTCGTACCCCCGGGACGTCCACGCCTCGGCGCAGGCGATTCGGACGTTCGTGAAGGACGGGTCGCCCGAGAGCGTGGCGCTGGCCCGCGAGGTGTACGACTGGACGGTCGAACACCTCATGGACCCCGAGGGCTACTTCTACCGGCGTCGCGGGCGCGTCCTCGACGACAGAACGCCGTACATGCGCTGGAGCCAGGCCTGGAGCTGCTACGCGCTCGGGACGGCGCTGGGAGAACTCTGAACGGAACGCCGACTCACTCGACCAGCAGGATGGTCCCGTCGTCGACGACGACCTCGTAGTCGGCGAAGGGGAACGAGACCATGATTTGCTCCCCAACGGTGGCGTGTTCGAACATCGCGTCAAGCGCGTCCGGGTCGACGGCCTCGTACAGCGGCGGGAGGGTTATCGGGTCCCGGCCGGCCGCCCTCGCGACGGCCGCGATGACCGCTTCGCTCGTCCGTTCGTGGTCCTCGGGCGCGTATACGTGCGCTGGACCGTCCGGAGTAACTATCGGGGCCGTCGTCCTATTTTTTCGTGGTTCGTCCATTGTATCACCGCGTGCCGACAACTGAATCGATACCTTGATATTCGGATGTAAAATCATAAAGTGTGCGATTCCCCATCGAACACGTTTAAATGGACTTCGTGGTCGGGAGGCTGTTCTCGATGAGGTTCGCGATGCCGCGACGGAGCCGCTGTGAGACCGCACGCGGGGACACGTCGAACTCCTCCGCGAGTTCCGCCAGCGTCACGCCGCGCGGGGAGTCGTAGTACCCTCGCCGGAACGCCTCGGCGAGCGTCTCGCGCTGGACGCTGGTCAGCGCGTCCGCCGCGGTCCCGCCCGGTTCGGTCTGTCGGGTGAGCTGGTTCAGCTCCAGGTCGACCCCGTGTCGGGTACAGAACTCGCGGAACGCCGTCAGGGCACTCCAGTCGGGGGCCCGGACGCGGAACGACCAGGTCTGGCCGTCGCCCGCCGCCGTCAGGAGGGTCAGGTCGGCGTCGACGATTCCCGCGAACACGTCGGTTCCGTCGCCCGTCCACTCGACGCTACACAGCGCGCCGCCGTCGACCCGGTCCCGGACGCTCACCGCGAGCACGGGCGGTCGGTCCTCGACTCGCTCGCGGAACCCGTCTACGTCGTCGGTCCACACCCAGACGTCCGTGGCGTGGCCGTCGGTCGGGACGACCTGGTCGAACTCACACCGCACTTCGCCGACACAGAGCGCGCGGCCGAGGGCGAACCCATCCGTCTCGACCACGAACTCGCCGACGACACTCATAGTTGCAACAACGACATCAGAGGGAAAAACCCGTTGCATTAACTGATCGGTCCCGGGGACCGCCTCGAGCGGTCAGCGCTCGACGACGTCCATCGTCACCAGCACGTCGCACCAGTCGTCCGTCGCGGCATCGTACGAGTACCGCTCGCTGACGTTCCCCGCGTTCGCGCCGAGTCGCTCGCGCAGGTCGTCGTCGCCCAGCAGGCGGTCCAGCGCGTCGGCGAACGCGGCGGGCGTCCTGTCGTCGGCGACGAGCGCCGTCTCGCCGTCCCGCGCGACGTCCGGGACGTTCCCGACGGCGGGGACGACGCTCGGCAGGCCGGTCGCCATCGCCTCCACGAGCGACAGCGGGAGGGCGTCGCGCTCGGAGGTGAGCACGAACGCGCCCGCCCGTCGGTAGTAGTCGGCGGGGTCGTCGACCCACCCGACGAGGTCGACCCGGTCGGCCAGCGCGCGTTCGCGGACGGCCCGCTCGACGACGGGGTGGAGGGGACCGTCGCCCGCCAGCACCGCGTTGAACGACCGACCCCGGTCGGCGAGTTCGTCCAGCGCCGCGAGGAACGTCAGCGGGTCCTTCTCCGACTCGAACCGGCCGACCCACAGCAGATCGAACTCCGGGTCCCGCTCGACGGGGTGGTACGTCCCCACGTCGATGGGGTTGACCAGTATCGTCGCGCGGTCCTCGGCGACGCCGAGTTCGAGGAGCCGGTCCCTGAACGCCGTGCCGGGGACCGAGACGGCGTCGAACCGGCGTATCAGCGCCCGCACGACCGCCCCGTAGCGCGCCTCGACGTGCACGTCGAGGTCGATGCCGATGATGCCGAGGTGAGTCGGGAGGCCGAACAGCGCGCCCACGGCGAGGGCGATACAGCCGTTCGGCAGCAGCGAGAAGGAGGCGACGGCGTCGTAGTCGCCGCGCCACGCCTCGACGAACGCCGCCAGCGCCATCAGGACCAGTCCGACGGGCCGGACCCCGAAGTCGGGGACGGTGACGTAGTCGACGCCGTCGACGGACTCGTCGGCGTCGATGCACACCATCGTCACGTCGGCAGCCTCGGTCAGGGGGCCGACGTGGCGCTCGATCTTCGCGAGGTTCCGCACGGAGTAGACGACGAGTACGGACGGTCGGTCGGCCGTCCCCGCTCCCGACCCCACGTCGTCGGCGCTCCCGTCGCTCGCGGGACCGGCACTCATCTCGGCCCCCCGCTCGCCAGCCCCCGCTGTGGACGCGAGAAATCGATAGGCGACATCCTCGTTGCCCGGGGTTCGGGGCTCCCCAGCTTTGTTAGCCGCGCGCTATCCCGCTCAGTCGCCCGCGGACTCGGCGGACTCCGTCTTCGGGGCACCGCGCGCCTCGCGGAGGCGGCGTTCCGCTTCGTCGCGGTCCTCGGGGTAGCCGACGTCGACGCGCCAGCCGTCCATCCGGATGGCGTCGATGGTCCGACCCGACCGGATGAGCAGGTCGATGGCGTCGGAGAGTTCGTACTCGCCGCGGTCGCTCGGCTGGGTGAGGTGGCAGGCGTGGAAGATGGCGGGCGTGAACGTGTAGAAGCCCGTCATCACGAGGTTCGTGGGTGGTTCCTCCGGTTTCTCGACGACGGCGGTGATCTCGCCGTAGTCGTTAGTGTCACAGACGCCGTAGCGACTCGCCTCCTCCCAGGGCACCTCCTCGACGAGAAACGCCGCGTCCGCGCGGTCCTCGCGCTGACGCCGGACCACGTCCTCCAGGTTCGCGTCGAAGACGTTGTCTCCGAGCATGAGCATGAAGTCGTCGTCGATGTGTTCCTCGACGGTGAGCAGGGCGTGGGCCAGCCCCTTCGCCTCCTCCTGGTGGCTGTAGGTGATGGGCACCCCCTCGAACTCGTCGCCGTAGTGCTCGGCGATGTGCTCTTTCAGGTAGCCGACGACCACGACGAACTCGGTCGCGCCCAGGTCCGCCAGTCGCTCGAAGCAGTGCGTGAGAAGGGGTTTCCCGTCGACTTCGACCATCGCCTTCGGTTTGTCGGCGGTCAACGGACGGAGCCGTGTCCCCTCCCCCGCGGCGAGTACGACTGCTTGCATATCCGTTCGTCCGGTATCCAGCGGTATTGTTATGTACTGTGTAACGACAGTCTCCGAACTCGGAACGGTTGCACGAACCGCACGACTGTTCTACGGGTCGCCGCCTGCAGGGACTACTCGTCGAATGCGGCGAGCGCCCGACTGGTCCGCTGGGCGGCCGTGAACACCGGCTGGCCGCCGAGCGCCAGGAGCAAGAGGAGGTACGCCGAGGCGTCGGTCGGCCGCTCCCGGACGGCCCGGAGGGCGAAGCGTCTGGCGTCGTCGTACTCGCCCGCCTTGAGCGCCGACGTGGCGACGGCCCGCGACCGGGAGGCGGCCATCTTCCGGACGGTGTCGACGCCGTACTCGGCGGCCAGCGGGCGGAACGTCTCGACGAACAGGGGGTAGGCGACGTCTCGCTTCGCCGCGAAGTCGTCCGTTATCTGCTCGTGGTCGGTCGTCCGGTGGTCGACGAGGACGTCGGGGACGACGCCGAAGCGACAGCGCGTCGAGAGACGGATGGGCCACTCGCGGTCCTGCCAGCAGGGGAACCGCTCGTCGAGCGGGCCCGTCTCGCGGGCGACGCTCGCCCGGACGGCGATGGTCGAGAACGTCCCCAGCGGAGCGCCGACGAGGAGCGCTTCGGTCACGTCGCCCGCGAGGGTCGGTTCGAGGACGTGGACCGTCTCTCCGTCGGCGACGTAGCGCATCCCCGTGTAGACGGCACCCACCTCGGGGTCGTCGAACGCCGCCAGCTGACGTTCGAGCTTCGTCGCCGCCCACAGGTCGTCGTCGTCGATGAAGGCGACGAACTCGCCGTCCGCCTCCTCGATGCCCGTGTTGCGCGCGCCGTTCGCCCCCCGGTTCTCCTCGTGGCGGACGACGCGGAGGGTCCGCTCGCCGGGGTACGCCTCGGGGTCGATCCCGTCGAGCACGGGGGCGACGGGGTCGGGCGAGCAGTCGTCCACGACGAGTAACTCGACGCGCTCGTAGGTCTGGGAGAGCACGCTCTCGACGGCCTCCGTCAGGAAGTCAGGGCGTCCGTACGTCGGAAGTACGACACTCGCGAGGGGGGTGTCGTCGCTACCCACAGCCATTGTGATCCGGAACCCGACGGGACCACTTGGTTAGGCAGGGCCTGTCGCCGTGCCGTGTGCTGGATGCTCTCACGTCTCTTTCCGACCCGAGCGCACTTAGCAGAGGTATAACAATGCCTGCGTACGTGCGAGGAACTGAACGAATGATGGAATCGTACGTGTCTCGCCGTGTCCGTCGCGGCGAGATCGGCAGTGACGCCGTCGTCGGAGGGGGATAATGGGCCTCCGACAACTCATCCGGCGCGTCCGCGAGATGCTCTCGTCCGGCAGCGACGGGAGCATCACGGGTCGAGTCGTCAAGAGCGGGATGTGGGTCAGCGTGCTGCAGGTCTCAGACCGCCTCCTGCAACTCGTCCTTCTCGTCGTCCTCGCCCGCCTGCTCGACCCGACAGCGTTCGGTGTCTTCGGTATCGCCATGCTCGCGCTGGGGGCGCTGCGGAAGTTCTCCGACCTCGGTCTCAACGCCTCGCTCATCTACGACCGCGACGAGAACATCGACCACCTGCTGGACACGGCGTGGATCCTCGAGATCGCCCGGACGGCGGTGCTCGGTGTCGGCCTGTTCCTCGCTGCGGGCACCATCGCTCGCGTGTTCGGCGAGCCGAGCGCGGAACCGCTCATCCAGGTCATCGGTCTCTCGCGGCTGTTCATCGGCATGCGGAATCCTGCCGTCATCTACTTCCAGAAGGACCTCCAGTTCCACAAGCAGTTCGTCTACATCTTCAGCGGCTCGGTCATCCACTTCGTCGCCGGCATCGGCTACGCGCTGTTCGTCGCCGCCGACGCGTGGGCGCTCGTCATCGGCTACGTCCTCGCCGACGCCTTCCGCTTCTTCGCGTCCTACGTGCTCCACGACTACCGGCCGAGCTTCTCCTTCGACATGGACGCCGCCCGCTCGATGATCGGGTACGGCAAGTGGATCACCGCGACGTCCATCCTCTACTTCTTCTACAGCGAGGGTGACGACGCGCTCGTCGGTGCCTTCCTCGGGTCGACCGCGCTCGGCCTCTACCGCTACGCCTACCAGCTCTCGAACGCGCCGGCGACGGAGGTCACGCACGTCATCTCCAGCGTCATGTTCCCGGCGTACTCGAAGCTTCAGGACGACCTCTCGATGCTCCGTGAGGGGTTCCACCGCACGCTGCAGGTGACCACGCTCATCTCGTTCCCGCTGGCGATGGGCATCGTCGCCGTGACGCCCCCGTTCGTCCGCGGGTTCCTCGGCTCGCAATGGGAGCCGGTCATCCTCACGATGCAGATCCTCGCGCTCTTCGGGCTGATGCGCTCGGCGGCGGCGACGTTCGGTCCGGTCTGGAAGGCAACCGGACAGCCGGACCTCATCGCGAAGTTCTCGCTCGTCCGCGTGATCTGTCTCGCCCTCACGATTCCGCCGGTCGTCCTGTTCTACCAGGGCGGCGGCCAGCTCCTCGGCCTGCGAGGTATCGAGGTGGTCGCGCTCATCATCATCGGCGTGCAGGTGTTCCCGATGTTCCCCATCGACATCTACTACCTGCGAAAGACCATCGACACGACCTACTCGCGGATGGCCCGCGACCTCTCGTACCCCCTCGCG is drawn from Halomarina litorea and contains these coding sequences:
- a CDS encoding helix-turn-helix domain-containing protein, encoding MSVVGEFVVETDGFALGRALCVGEVRCEFDQVVPTDGHATDVWVWTDDVDGFRERVEDRPPVLAVSVRDRVDGGALCSVEWTGDGTDVFAGIVDADLTLLTAAGDGQTWSFRVRAPDWSALTAFREFCTRHGVDLELNQLTRQTEPGGTAADALTSVQRETLAEAFRRGYYDSPRGVTLAELAEEFDVSPRAVSQRLRRGIANLIENSLPTTKSI
- the aglF gene encoding UTP--glucose-1-phosphate uridylyltransferase AglF, producing the protein MQAVVLAAGEGTRLRPLTADKPKAMVEVDGKPLLTHCFERLADLGATEFVVVVGYLKEHIAEHYGDEFEGVPITYSHQEEAKGLAHALLTVEEHIDDDFMLMLGDNVFDANLEDVVRRQREDRADAAFLVEEVPWEEASRYGVCDTNDYGEITAVVEKPEEPPTNLVMTGFYTFTPAIFHACHLTQPSDRGEYELSDAIDLLIRSGRTIDAIRMDGWRVDVGYPEDRDEAERRLREARGAPKTESAESAGD
- a CDS encoding nucleotide sugar dehydrogenase gives rise to the protein MASVCVHGLGYVGLPTAALLANNGHDVSGFDVDDTVVEDLARGEVRVSEPDLAAYIEDALAAGTLAPSHEVVPADYHLVCVPTPLDHDAGRADLSYVEAAAEGIAAVLREGDTVILESTVPPGTTGGPMREALERTGLVAGEDFHLAYSPETVLPGNILEELRSNDRFVGGLDETSTERAYDLYAPCIDGTVGRAPTPRSAEFVKLVQNAYRDANIGFANELARIAGDYGVDAREAIDLANRHSRVDILDPGPGVGGHCLPVDPLFLAHDSDSVRLIREARRVNDGMADYVVGLVEGRLGTLDDRRVAVLGVAYKGNVDDVRNSPGLRVARAIHDREVEPTVRAVPDGGVSTAEVRLNDPHVDDGRHEFDLVSVEGALTGADAMVVTADHDEYRDVDPVAAKRWMRTPLLVVTKGMLDEEEWRAAGFDVVGL
- a CDS encoding glycosyltransferase family 2 protein yields the protein MAVGSDDTPLASVVLPTYGRPDFLTEAVESVLSQTYERVELLVVDDCSPDPVAPVLDGIDPEAYPGERTLRVVRHEENRGANGARNTGIEEADGEFVAFIDDDDLWAATKLERQLAAFDDPEVGAVYTGMRYVADGETVHVLEPTLAGDVTEALLVGAPLGTFSTIAVRASVARETGPLDERFPCWQDREWPIRLSTRCRFGVVPDVLVDHRTTDHEQITDDFAAKRDVAYPLFVETFRPLAAEYGVDTVRKMAASRSRAVATSALKAGEYDDARRFALRAVRERPTDASAYLLLLLALGGQPVFTAAQRTSRALAAFDE
- a CDS encoding glycosyltransferase is translated as MSAGPASDGSADDVGSGAGTADRPSVLVVYSVRNLAKIERHVGPLTEAADVTMVCIDADESVDGVDYVTVPDFGVRPVGLVLMALAAFVEAWRGDYDAVASFSLLPNGCIALAVGALFGLPTHLGIIGIDLDVHVEARYGAVVRALIRRFDAVSVPGTAFRDRLLELGVAEDRATILVNPIDVGTYHPVERDPEFDLLWVGRFESEKDPLTFLAALDELADRGRSFNAVLAGDGPLHPVVERAVRERALADRVDLVGWVDDPADYYRRAGAFVLTSERDALPLSLVEAMATGLPSVVPAVGNVPDVARDGETALVADDRTPAAFADALDRLLGDDDLRERLGANAGNVSERYSYDAATDDWCDVLVTMDVVER
- a CDS encoding DUF354 domain-containing protein; translated protein: MRASERGSRRSRAPTETGRRPPVWVDLASPSHPVFFEAIAAGLDLPTVVTVREKTETVPLARDTDFEFTIRGRDFDNTWLRTLGVPLRTIQLAVRTPEAAVSLSQRNAMCVLASKANGVPSIHFTDNDITYYRETPLAEAGFNYFRSMATAHVVPDAFQTAELTEYGASRDAIYTYDGFKEEVCVADFDPDPTFLDRLPFDEFVVLRPEAIGAAYIDLAPEESLVPDVLARAVDAGLNVVYLPRRPGDREHATGYPDDRVFVPDSPLPGLQLAWHADCTLTGSGTMAREAAAMNKPAVSFFPHTMLSVDQRLVRQERIFHSRDAADIVDYLTGLSNEAVAPGLNRARAVRDEVVDITDGVIDDVV
- a CDS encoding right-handed parallel beta-helix repeat-containing protein — translated: MAHDSVDDPEERGAGTPNADSGEDYLLGRRNYLRLGVAAAGTMALASNGASAATTRHGIQFDRIVDAVDDLGWDPSGEREIEIPTDDGLLIEVPPGEYVFPGTGSKAAPVEGTLTRWGIRGTGEHWSDVTFRTSNGQSTRFVSSGYRSNGILLENVTFDNGPSRTGGDIGLTLNARDNVEVHDVEVVGMSGAEPYCRWTIKPKVTSPDGEANIVNFRKTGPSVFTGHGNSDGGGGCFPGNDGTVNFVDCRIENQGGDGGLYTGKHEGTCNFYNCHFANNDMAVLRMGAGSEIRDSTIVMDWDNAHPDNVVLEGDWDDLAPTGTSGIYCSSAEFGKSGGGFYNCDIVVKSTYRRGQAALSINNSEGNMTVKDCRIRVDVDGMPGIWGRNPADQRLSRHKTPSKPWGLTIENCSITGSSDDPAILLDHRHGSTIRDCCIQMEGTGPGIVLEDARDCRVENTNVNTNGQATVFRNCTARTTGITSSDSCPRPAWDGDSGSDGSDGGDSGESTTEPVERVLTIAGDGTLSEYTFTVDGSVRDNPEKGPLAGPDQISGSTASGAVASGDDSFLVEGQVTEFSLDGSAGVLLDGEAVAPGDLPALTAPPEPATEHVLEFVGTGVRAAYEVTVSGTLEHNREHGTVDTQDSISGDTATGVVLEGTDAYTFTGEISSLSLDADATVRIDGELVDPVTLSPASTLAIVSDSATAAAYRFTVSGDLAVDPERGALEDADNISGPSAEGAVSNDVDSYRFTGDVTHFDLRGEAAVYLDGEQVSADRLGTEEDPALPNLVVVDGTGSSGRCDYRFTVTGEVEKSFELGSLETTDIIEGGTVTGSVEGDVDGYRFTGHITSFDMDGTAAILFEESTD
- a CDS encoding HalOD1 output domain-containing protein, whose product is MDEPRKNRTTAPIVTPDGPAHVYAPEDHERTSEAVIAAVARAAGRDPITLPPLYEAVDPDALDAMFEHATVGEQIMVSFPFADYEVVVDDGTILLVE
- a CDS encoding lipopolysaccharide biosynthesis protein — encoded protein: MGLRQLIRRVREMLSSGSDGSITGRVVKSGMWVSVLQVSDRLLQLVLLVVLARLLDPTAFGVFGIAMLALGALRKFSDLGLNASLIYDRDENIDHLLDTAWILEIARTAVLGVGLFLAAGTIARVFGEPSAEPLIQVIGLSRLFIGMRNPAVIYFQKDLQFHKQFVYIFSGSVIHFVAGIGYALFVAADAWALVIGYVLADAFRFFASYVLHDYRPSFSFDMDAARSMIGYGKWITATSILYFFYSEGDDALVGAFLGSTALGLYRYAYQLSNAPATEVTHVISSVMFPAYSKLQDDLSMLREGFHRTLQVTTLISFPLAMGIVAVTPPFVRGFLGSQWEPVILTMQILALFGLMRSAAATFGPVWKATGQPDLIAKFSLVRVICLALTIPPVVLFYQGGGQLLGLRGIEVVALIIIGVQVFPMFPIDIYYLRKTIDTTYSRMARDLSYPLAASLAMYAVVVAVRELLAFGPVVEFGILVVVGGIAYVAAVFVLDRGFGWGLERNIRKALSSVAG